A DNA window from Staphylococcus warneri contains the following coding sequences:
- a CDS encoding PolC-type DNA polymerase III, with protein MTNQEKFKVLADQIKISNQLDSEILAQGELTRIDVSSKNRTWEFHITLPYFLSHEDYLLFNHAIVEEFKEIADVSCHFTIENTDNQDEQAIKYFAHCIDQTALSPKVKGQLKQKRLIMSGNVLKVMVSNDIERNHFDKACNGSLVAAFKKCGFKIDKVVFETDNTNHDEDLASLEAHIQEEDEQSAREATEKLEKMKAEKAKQQDNNESDVDKCQIGKPIQVENLRSIESIIEEEFKVAIEGVIFDINLKELKSGRHIVELKVTDYTDSLVLKMFTRKNKNDLDHFKALSVGKWVRAQGRIEEDTFVRDLVMMMSDIEEIKKSPKKDKAEDKRVEFHLHTSMSQMDGIPNIGGYVAQAAEWGHQAIAVTDHNVVQAFPDAHAAAEKHGIKMIYGMEGMLVDDGVPIAYKPTDRDLKDATYVVFDVETTGLSNQYDKIIELAAVKVHNGEIIDKFERFSNPHEKLSETIINLTHITDDMLTDAPEIEDVLTDFKEWVGDAIFVAHNASFDMGFIDTGYERLGFGPSTNGVIDTLELSRTINTEYGKHGLNFLAKKYGVDLTQHHRAIYDTEATAYIFIKMVQQMKELGVTNHIDINQKLSNEDAYKRARPSHVTLIVQNQQGLKNLFKIVSESLVTYYYRTPRIPRSLLNEYREGLLVGTACDEGELFTAVMQRDQSEVEKIAKYYDFIEVQPPALYQDLIDRELIRDTETLHEIYHRLIEAGKSANIPVIATGNAHYLYEHDAIARKILIASQPGNPLNRSTLPEAHFRTTDEMLDELHFLGEEKAYELVVTNTNALADRIERVVPIKDKLYTPRMDGANEEIRELSYSNAKKLYGEDLPQIVIDRLEKELDSIIGNGFSVIYLISQRLVKKSLDDGYLVGSRGSVGSSFVATMTEITEVNPLPPHYICTHCKTSEFFDDGSVGSGFDLPDKKCPECGNELIKEGQDIPFETFLGFKGDKVPDIDLNFSGEYQPNAHNYTKVLFGEDKVFRAGTIGTVAEKTAFGFVKGYLNDQGIHKRGAEVDRLVKGCTGVKRTTGQHPGGIIVVPDYMDIYDFTPIQYPADDQSSAWMTTHFDFHSIHDNVLKLDILGHDDPTMIRMLQDLSGIDPKTIPVDDKETMKIFSSPESLGVTEEDILCKTGTFGVPEFGTGFVRQMLEDTKPTTFSELVQISGLSHGTDVWLGNAQELIRAGICDLSSVIGCRDDIMVYLMYAGLEPSMAFKTMEFVRKGRGLTDEMVEAMKENDVPDWYLDSCRKIKYMFPKAHAAAYVLMAVRIAYFKVHHPLYYYASYFTVRASDFDLITMIKDKTGIKNTVKDMYSRYMDLGKKEKDVLTVLEIMNEMAHRGYRMQPISLEKSQAFDFIIEDDSLIPPFIAVPGLGENVAKRIVEAREEGPFLSKEDLNKKAGLSQKVIEYLDDLGSLPGLPDKAQLSIFDM; from the coding sequence ATGACAAATCAAGAAAAATTTAAAGTACTTGCTGATCAAATAAAAATTTCTAATCAATTAGATTCAGAAATATTAGCGCAAGGTGAACTAACTAGAATTGATGTCTCAAGTAAAAATAGAACATGGGAATTTCATATTACATTGCCATATTTCTTATCTCATGAAGATTATTTACTTTTTAATCATGCGATTGTGGAAGAATTTAAAGAAATAGCCGATGTAAGTTGTCATTTCACGATTGAAAACACTGATAATCAAGATGAACAGGCAATTAAATATTTTGCACATTGTATCGATCAAACTGCCTTATCTCCTAAAGTAAAAGGGCAGTTAAAACAAAAGCGCTTGATTATGTCAGGTAATGTTCTAAAAGTTATGGTTTCTAATGATATTGAAAGAAACCATTTTGATAAAGCATGTAATGGTAGTTTAGTAGCTGCTTTTAAAAAATGTGGATTTAAAATCGATAAAGTAGTATTTGAAACAGATAATACTAACCATGATGAAGATTTAGCATCTTTAGAAGCACATATTCAAGAAGAAGATGAACAAAGTGCGCGTGAAGCTACTGAAAAACTTGAAAAAATGAAAGCAGAAAAAGCAAAACAACAAGATAATAACGAGAGCGATGTAGATAAATGTCAAATTGGTAAACCAATTCAAGTTGAAAATTTACGATCTATAGAATCGATTATAGAAGAAGAATTTAAAGTAGCTATTGAAGGTGTTATTTTTGATATTAATTTAAAAGAATTGAAAAGTGGACGTCATATCGTAGAATTAAAAGTGACAGATTATACAGATTCACTAGTGTTAAAAATGTTTACTCGTAAAAATAAAAATGATTTAGATCATTTTAAAGCCTTAAGTGTAGGAAAGTGGGTTCGTGCACAAGGCCGTATTGAAGAAGATACGTTTGTTAGAGATTTAGTGATGATGATGTCCGATATTGAAGAAATTAAAAAATCACCTAAAAAAGATAAGGCAGAAGATAAAAGGGTTGAATTTCATTTACATACATCAATGAGCCAAATGGATGGTATACCCAATATTGGTGGCTATGTAGCACAAGCGGCTGAATGGGGTCATCAAGCGATTGCTGTTACAGACCATAATGTTGTTCAAGCATTTCCTGATGCTCATGCTGCGGCTGAAAAACACGGTATCAAAATGATATATGGTATGGAAGGTATGTTAGTGGATGATGGTGTACCTATCGCTTACAAACCTACAGATCGCGATTTAAAAGATGCTACATATGTTGTTTTTGACGTAGAAACGACTGGTTTATCAAATCAATATGACAAAATTATAGAATTAGCAGCTGTCAAAGTACATAATGGAGAAATCATAGATAAGTTTGAAAGATTTAGTAATCCTCATGAGAAATTATCAGAAACAATTATTAATTTAACGCATATTACTGATGATATGTTAACTGATGCTCCTGAAATAGAAGATGTACTTACTGATTTTAAAGAATGGGTAGGAGATGCTATATTCGTGGCGCATAACGCGTCATTCGATATGGGGTTCATTGATACGGGTTATGAACGCCTCGGATTTGGTCCTTCAACAAACGGTGTAATTGATACATTAGAATTATCTCGTACTATAAACACAGAGTATGGTAAGCATGGATTGAATTTCCTTGCCAAAAAATATGGTGTCGACTTAACACAACATCATAGAGCGATATATGACACTGAAGCTACTGCATACATTTTTATCAAAATGGTTCAACAAATGAAAGAACTTGGGGTAACTAATCATATAGATATTAATCAAAAATTATCTAACGAAGATGCATATAAACGTGCTAGACCATCACACGTCACATTAATCGTCCAAAATCAACAAGGTTTAAAAAATCTATTCAAAATCGTGAGTGAATCATTGGTAACGTACTATTATAGAACGCCAAGAATACCAAGGTCTTTATTAAATGAATATAGAGAAGGTCTGCTAGTCGGAACGGCATGTGATGAAGGTGAACTATTTACAGCTGTCATGCAAAGAGATCAATCAGAAGTAGAAAAAATAGCGAAGTATTATGACTTTATTGAGGTACAGCCTCCTGCGCTTTACCAAGACCTTATTGATCGTGAACTCATTAGAGATACAGAAACACTTCATGAAATTTATCACCGTTTAATAGAAGCAGGTAAAAGTGCTAATATTCCAGTTATTGCAACTGGTAATGCACACTATTTATATGAGCATGATGCTATTGCTCGTAAAATTTTAATTGCTTCTCAACCGGGGAATCCATTGAATCGTTCAACTTTACCAGAAGCACATTTTAGAACAACTGATGAAATGTTGGATGAATTGCATTTCTTAGGTGAAGAAAAGGCTTATGAGTTAGTTGTAACTAATACTAATGCCTTAGCAGATCGAATTGAACGTGTCGTACCAATTAAAGATAAATTATATACACCACGAATGGATGGTGCGAATGAAGAAATTAGAGAATTAAGTTATAGCAATGCTAAAAAGTTATATGGTGAGGATTTACCTCAAATTGTAATTGATCGTCTAGAGAAAGAATTAGATAGTATTATAGGGAATGGTTTCTCAGTTATATACCTTATTTCACAACGCTTGGTTAAAAAATCTTTAGATGATGGTTACTTGGTAGGTTCACGTGGTTCTGTAGGATCAAGCTTTGTAGCGACTATGACAGAAATCACTGAAGTTAACCCACTTCCCCCACATTATATTTGTACGCATTGTAAAACGAGTGAGTTTTTCGACGATGGTTCTGTAGGTTCGGGATTCGATTTACCTGATAAAAAATGTCCTGAATGTGGTAATGAACTGATTAAAGAGGGACAAGATATACCTTTCGAAACGTTCTTAGGATTTAAAGGAGATAAAGTACCAGATATCGACTTAAACTTCAGCGGTGAGTATCAACCTAATGCACATAACTATACAAAAGTATTATTCGGTGAAGATAAAGTATTCCGTGCAGGAACAATTGGTACAGTTGCCGAAAAAACCGCATTTGGATTTGTTAAAGGTTATCTAAATGACCAAGGTATTCATAAACGTGGTGCTGAAGTGGATCGATTAGTTAAGGGTTGTACAGGTGTTAAACGTACAACTGGACAACACCCTGGTGGTATTATCGTAGTTCCAGACTACATGGATATTTATGATTTTACACCTATACAATATCCAGCAGATGACCAAAGTTCTGCTTGGATGACAACACATTTTGATTTCCATTCTATCCATGATAACGTCTTAAAACTCGATATACTTGGACACGATGATCCAACTATGATACGTATGCTACAAGATTTATCCGGCATTGATCCTAAAACGATTCCTGTCGACGATAAAGAAACTATGAAAATATTTAGTAGTCCAGAAAGTTTAGGTGTGACTGAAGAAGACATTTTATGTAAAACAGGGACATTTGGTGTACCGGAATTTGGTACAGGATTTGTAAGACAAATGCTTGAAGATACTAAACCAACAACATTTTCTGAATTAGTACAAATTTCTGGACTATCACATGGTACAGATGTTTGGTTAGGTAACGCACAAGAATTAATCCGTGCAGGTATCTGTGATTTATCATCAGTTATTGGTTGTCGTGATGATATCATGGTATATCTGATGTATGCAGGATTAGAACCATCAATGGCCTTCAAAACAATGGAGTTCGTACGTAAAGGACGTGGCTTAACTGATGAAATGGTTGAAGCTATGAAAGAAAATGACGTTCCTGATTGGTATCTAGATTCTTGTCGTAAAATCAAATACATGTTCCCTAAAGCCCATGCGGCAGCCTATGTATTAATGGCAGTCCGTATCGCATACTTTAAGGTACATCATCCTTTATATTATTATGCGTCTTACTTTACAGTTAGAGCATCTGATTTTGATTTAATTACTATGATTAAAGATAAAACAGGTATTAAAAACACTGTAAAAGATATGTACTCTCGCTATATGGATTTAGGTAAAAAAGAAAAAGATGTATTAACAGTATTAGAAATAATGAATGAAATGGCTCATCGAGGTTACCGTATGCAACCGATTAGTTTAGAAAAAAGCCAAGCGTTTGATTTCATTATAGAAGATGATTCATTGATTCCACCATTTATAGCAGTACCAGGTCTTGGTGAAAATGTTGCCAAAAGAATTGTTGAAGCAAGAGAAGAAGGGCCGTTTTTATCTAAAGAAGATTTAAACAAAAAAGCAGGTTTATCACAAAAAGTTATTGAATACTTAGATGATTTAGGTTCATTACCAGGATTACCTGATAAAGCACAATTATCTATTTTTGATATGTAA
- a CDS encoding proline--tRNA ligase, with protein MKQSKVFIPTMREVPAEAEALSHRLLLKAGLIKQSTSGIYSYLPLATRVLNNISKIIREEMEKVDAVEILMPALQQAELWEESGRWGAYGPELMRLKDRNGREFALGPTHEEVVTSLVRDELKSYKRLPLTLFQIQSKFRDEQRPRFGLLRGREFIMKDAYSFHADEASLDETYQDMYNAYDRIFKRVGINARPVVADSGAIGGNHTHEFMALSEIGEDTIVYSNESDYAANIEKAEVVYTANPKNTEVAELKKIETPNIKTAEEVAKYLKRPLDEIVKTMICKVDGEFIMVLIRGHHELNDVKLKAYFGTDQIEMANQDEIINIVGAHPGSLSPIHDKDIKIYADNFVQDLNNFVIGANEDGYHFENAQLDRDFKVDEFGDFRFILEGEPLSDGSGNAQFAEGIEVGQVFKLGTKYSETMNATFLDNQGKAQPLIMGCYGIGVSRTLSAIVEQHHDDNGIIWPKSVTPFDLHLITINPKKEDQRELGNQLYDQLMNNYDVLYDDRQERAGVKFNDADLIGLPIRVVVGKRAEEGIVEVKQRSTGESEEIHIDDLENYINDLYLTLN; from the coding sequence ATGAAACAATCTAAAGTTTTTATACCAACTATGAGAGAAGTGCCAGCAGAAGCTGAAGCTTTAAGTCATCGTTTATTATTGAAAGCAGGCTTAATTAAACAAAGTACAAGTGGGATATATAGCTACTTACCATTAGCTACACGTGTTCTTAATAATATTTCTAAGATTATACGTGAAGAAATGGAAAAAGTAGATGCGGTTGAAATATTAATGCCGGCGCTTCAACAAGCTGAATTATGGGAAGAATCAGGCCGTTGGGGTGCATATGGTCCAGAATTAATGCGTTTAAAAGACCGTAACGGACGTGAGTTTGCATTAGGACCAACTCATGAAGAAGTGGTGACATCACTTGTTAGAGATGAGTTAAAGTCATATAAACGTTTACCTCTAACGTTATTCCAAATCCAATCTAAATTTAGAGATGAACAACGCCCTCGTTTTGGGTTACTTCGTGGTAGGGAATTTATCATGAAAGATGCTTATTCTTTCCATGCGGATGAAGCATCATTAGATGAAACGTATCAAGATATGTATAACGCGTATGATCGTATCTTTAAACGAGTAGGCATCAATGCACGTCCTGTTGTAGCAGATTCAGGTGCAATAGGCGGTAACCATACACATGAATTTATGGCGTTAAGTGAAATTGGCGAAGATACTATCGTTTATAGTAATGAAAGTGATTATGCTGCAAACATTGAAAAAGCAGAAGTTGTTTATACAGCTAACCCTAAAAATACTGAAGTTGCTGAATTGAAAAAGATAGAAACGCCTAATATTAAAACTGCCGAAGAAGTAGCTAAATACTTAAAACGTCCGTTAGATGAAATTGTGAAAACAATGATTTGCAAAGTTGATGGCGAATTTATCATGGTACTTATAAGAGGACATCATGAATTAAATGATGTGAAATTAAAAGCTTATTTTGGTACAGACCAAATTGAAATGGCAAACCAAGATGAGATTATTAATATTGTGGGAGCACATCCAGGTTCATTAAGTCCTATTCATGATAAAGATATCAAAATCTATGCTGACAATTTTGTTCAAGACTTAAATAATTTTGTGATTGGTGCAAATGAAGATGGATATCATTTCGAAAATGCACAATTAGATCGTGATTTTAAAGTTGACGAGTTTGGAGACTTTAGATTTATTTTAGAAGGTGAACCATTAAGTGATGGTTCTGGAAATGCACAATTCGCTGAAGGGATTGAGGTTGGACAAGTATTTAAACTTGGAACTAAATATTCTGAAACAATGAATGCGACGTTCTTAGATAATCAAGGTAAAGCACAACCACTTATTATGGGTTGTTATGGTATTGGTGTGTCTAGAACATTAAGTGCTATAGTAGAACAGCATCATGACGATAATGGTATTATTTGGCCTAAATCTGTTACACCATTTGATTTACATTTAATTACAATTAATCCTAAAAAAGAGGACCAACGTGAGTTAGGTAACCAATTATATGATCAGTTAATGAATAACTATGATGTACTATATGATGATCGCCAAGAACGTGCGGGTGTTAAATTTAACGATGCGGATTTAATAGGATTACCAATACGAGTTGTTGTTGGTAAACGTGCTGAAGAAGGTATTGTAGAAGTTAAACAACGTTCAACAGGTGAAAGTGAAGAGATTCATATTGACGATTTAGAAAATTATATTAATGATTTGTATTTAACTTTAAACTAA
- the rseP gene encoding RIP metalloprotease RseP → MSSLITILAFIIVFGVLVTVHEYGHMFFAKRAGIMCPEFAIGMGPKIFSFRKDETLYTIRILPVGGYVRMAGDGLEEPPVEPGMNVKIKLNDKDQITHIILDDQHKFQQIEAIEVKKCDFKDDLYIEGITSYDEERHHFNIAEKAYFVENGSLIQIAPKERQFTHKKPLPKFLTLFAGPLFNFILAIVLFIGLAYYHGTPTTTVGDLAKGYPAEKAGLKAGDKIEQIGNHKVKDYNDISNILDKNKSAKTTVKVERDGKMKSIDIEPKKTEIKQTKNKTETVYQIGFKPKAEHTVFKPLVAGVEQFFKAGTLIFTAVVGMIASIFTGGFSLDMLNGPVGIYHNVDSVVKSGIINLITYTALLSVNLGIMNLLPIPALDGGRILFVIYEAIFRKPINKKAETGIIAVGAIFVVIIMILVTWNDIQRYFL, encoded by the coding sequence GTGAGCTCATTAATAACAATATTAGCGTTCATCATCGTTTTTGGTGTTCTTGTAACTGTACATGAATATGGACATATGTTTTTTGCTAAGAGAGCGGGCATTATGTGTCCAGAATTTGCCATTGGTATGGGACCGAAAATCTTTAGTTTTAGAAAAGATGAAACGTTATATACAATTCGTATTTTGCCAGTAGGCGGATATGTTCGTATGGCAGGGGATGGTCTTGAAGAGCCACCTGTCGAACCAGGTATGAACGTTAAAATTAAATTAAATGATAAAGATCAAATCACACATATCATTTTAGATGATCAACATAAATTCCAACAAATTGAAGCTATTGAAGTTAAAAAATGTGATTTTAAAGACGATTTATATATTGAGGGTATTACATCATATGATGAAGAGCGTCACCATTTTAATATTGCTGAGAAAGCATATTTTGTTGAAAATGGTAGCTTAATTCAAATAGCACCGAAAGAACGTCAATTCACACATAAGAAACCGTTACCCAAATTTTTAACATTATTTGCAGGACCGTTATTTAACTTTATTCTAGCCATCGTATTGTTTATCGGATTAGCATATTATCATGGTACACCTACAACAACTGTAGGTGATTTAGCTAAAGGTTACCCTGCTGAAAAAGCAGGCTTGAAAGCAGGCGATAAAATTGAACAAATTGGTAACCACAAAGTCAAAGACTATAATGATATTTCAAATATTTTAGATAAAAATAAATCGGCAAAAACAACTGTTAAAGTTGAGCGAGACGGTAAGATGAAATCAATCGATATCGAACCTAAGAAAACTGAAATCAAACAAACAAAGAATAAAACTGAGACAGTTTATCAAATTGGATTTAAACCGAAAGCAGAACATACGGTATTTAAGCCGCTTGTCGCTGGTGTTGAACAGTTCTTTAAAGCAGGTACATTAATATTTACAGCAGTCGTTGGCATGATTGCGAGTATCTTTACAGGTGGTTTTTCATTAGACATGTTGAATGGGCCAGTAGGTATTTATCATAATGTGGATTCTGTAGTTAAATCAGGAATTATTAACTTGATCACATATACGGCCTTATTAAGTGTTAACTTAGGTATTATGAATTTATTACCAATTCCAGCATTAGATGGCGGAAGAATTTTATTTGTAATTTACGAAGCAATATTTAGAAAGCCTATTAATAAAAAGGCAGAAACAGGTATTATTGCAGTCGGTGCAATCTTTGTAGTTATCATTATGATTTTAGTAACATGGAACGATATTCAAAGATATTTCTTATAA
- a CDS encoding phosphatidate cytidylyltransferase encodes MKVRTLTAIIALLIFLPILLKGGLVLMLFAYLLALIALKELLNMNMIKFISIPGIISAIGLIIIMLPQDAGDWVQVIQLKSLVAMSFIVLSYTVLSKNRFSFMDAAFCLMSVAYVGIGFMYFYETRSEGLHYILYAFLIVWLTDTGAYIFGRLMGKHKLWPVISPNKTIEGFIGGIFCSLLVPLVMQFFVDFNLNVWLLLIVTIILSMFGQLGDLVESGFKRHFGVKDSGRILPGHGGILDRFDSFMFVLPLLNILLIQI; translated from the coding sequence ATGAAAGTAAGAACATTGACAGCGATTATTGCTTTATTAATTTTCTTGCCTATCCTTTTAAAGGGTGGATTAGTACTAATGCTTTTTGCTTATTTATTAGCATTAATTGCATTAAAAGAACTTTTAAATATGAATATGATTAAATTTATTTCAATTCCCGGGATAATAAGTGCAATCGGTTTAATTATTATTATGCTTCCTCAAGATGCCGGAGATTGGGTACAAGTCATACAGTTGAAAAGTTTAGTCGCAATGAGTTTTATAGTACTCAGTTATACTGTTTTATCGAAAAATAGATTTAGTTTTATGGATGCAGCATTTTGTTTAATGAGCGTTGCATATGTAGGAATTGGTTTTATGTACTTTTATGAAACACGTTCAGAAGGATTACACTACATTTTATATGCATTCTTAATAGTTTGGTTAACTGATACTGGTGCATACATTTTTGGTCGTTTAATGGGGAAACATAAATTATGGCCGGTTATAAGTCCAAACAAAACGATTGAAGGATTTATTGGTGGTATTTTCTGTAGTTTACTTGTACCACTAGTTATGCAATTTTTTGTAGATTTTAATTTAAATGTGTGGTTATTGTTAATTGTAACCATTATCTTAAGTATGTTTGGACAATTAGGTGATTTGGTAGAGTCCGGATTTAAACGTCATTTTGGTGTGAAAGATTCTGGAAGAATTTTACCAGGACATGGTGGTATATTAGATAGATTTGATAGTTTCATGTTTGTGTTACCATTGTTAAATATTCTTTTAATTCAAATTTAA
- a CDS encoding isoprenyl transferase: MFKKLRNNNKSESNQFNNLDLHNIPEHVAIIMDGNGRWAKQRKMPRIKGHYEGMQTIKKVTREASDIGIKYLTLYAFSTENWSRPESEVNYIMNLPVNFLKTFLPELIEKNVKVETIGFQKGLPTSTIEAIDHAKEKTKNNTGLRLIFAINYGGRAEIVQSFKTIVDELQHKGLSSDDINEDLINQHLMTKNYPDPELLIRTSGEQRISNFLIWQVSYSEFIFNEKLWPDFDGDELKNCLKIYQSRQRRFGGLSEE, from the coding sequence ATGTTTAAAAAGCTTAGAAATAATAATAAGAGTGAAAGTAATCAATTTAATAATTTAGATTTACATAATATACCTGAACATGTTGCAATTATCATGGATGGTAATGGCCGTTGGGCTAAACAACGTAAAATGCCTCGTATCAAAGGACATTATGAAGGTATGCAAACAATCAAGAAGGTCACACGAGAAGCCAGTGATATCGGTATTAAATATCTTACCTTATACGCTTTCTCCACTGAAAATTGGTCTAGACCTGAAAGTGAAGTAAACTATATTATGAATTTACCAGTTAACTTTTTAAAAACATTTCTACCAGAATTGATAGAGAAGAATGTTAAAGTTGAAACAATTGGTTTTCAAAAAGGGTTACCGACATCAACAATCGAAGCTATTGATCATGCCAAAGAAAAAACGAAAAATAATACAGGATTAAGATTGATTTTTGCCATCAATTATGGCGGCCGTGCTGAAATCGTTCAAAGTTTTAAAACGATTGTAGATGAACTCCAACATAAAGGATTGAGTAGTGATGATATTAACGAAGATTTAATTAATCAACACTTGATGACTAAGAATTATCCTGATCCAGAATTATTAATTAGAACTTCTGGTGAGCAACGAATAAGCAACTTTTTAATTTGGCAAGTTTCATATAGTGAATTCATATTTAATGAAAAATTATGGCCAGACTTTGATGGTGACGAATTGAAAAATTGTTTAAAAATTTACCAATCACGCCAAAGACGTTTTGGAGGATTGAGTGAGGAGTAA